The stretch of DNA catatatttttaccctaatgatgtatttggaaaaattgttgagaattagaagaaaattcataaaaatgaaCATGAACATGacagtataacacgacaaacatatttaaaaaaacctatttactacaaaaaaagacaataaacctctatatatatataaatgttgtgctcgtttgtgtacgcgtcaaaaactcgaaaagaacggaaccgattgagctcaaagttggacacaatatgCATTTCACTCCGAGGAATGTTGTTACagcataaaaattttaaaaaattggagaaaaaatatcttttataTGACCATAGTGCGTTTCTGGAATTAAGTTTCTTATGAAAATCGACCATTTCGTATTAAATATGAACTCTATGTGacgaaaacatcttttttcgaagtgtttgacaaaatcgtgaactgaaattgtgtttcggaatgatttaaaatttattgattTCCCTCATccatctcttcttcttcttcttcttcaatggcactaacgttcctagaggaacttcgccgtctcaacgtagtattacttgcgtcatttttattagtactcagttgagatttctatgccaaataacacgccttgcaatgcattctgagtggcaagctctagaatacgcgtgatcacagtgcaagtcggaggaaatttctttgacgaaaaattcccccgaccagaacaggaatcgaacccgaacacccggcatgttagttatgacgctaaccactcggccacgggatctCATCCATCTCTATCTTCTCtatataaaaatgttgtgttcgtttgtgtacgcatcaaaaactcgaaaagtaataaaaaattgaaaaattcaacgCAACCATGCAACCaaaatgtgccacagcaaagcgtggcagggtacagctagttagaaatatttttttaaatatctcgagaatcgctgcatttagaaggagattgatgaaaagcttcataatttgtggctttgGTGATTGAACataagaattcataatttgtggctacaaATGATTGTAGCACCTGATTAGCGACGAAGAATATTAAGTTTTTCTCAaccattttaaaaatattattttagtaaTGATTCAGACTAAAAATACATCCAACCACACTGAgctgaaaacaattttttttatttttattctgcgAAGTGAACTGAGTGCATGCGTACCAAAattaaaagtcatttttatcaatatttatGTGTATATTACAGACATTCATAGTTTCAGTGCTTTGAAGATATCCTGCTTGTAACACTTGAGCGATAAAATAAAAGATTTGATCAGCCATggtcaattagtgggagccaaattgaaatatcttaaaataatgtttttggcgcttggttcgttctggtagaaccccgaccatatggcttcgaattttcgaggcatttttgttgTGGAACCGAGAACGCCGAGGAATTTAAaatccaatatttttgtttacaaacgtattaatagaggaactggtacaaattcggtaccccattttgtttttttggacttagctcttggccaatgctcggaatttcttcatattacgtcagcttatgaaggaatctattgcggacatttccccgcaaaccgatttcaaaaatctagatttggctcggagctttgagcatagaagtgaaacaactcaaaatagagtacccgagatgcctgggtataaatttggcaccccatttttctattttttcaaattaaaagaatcgtcctgaaatcactgaaaaatgtatttttttacgttttcatacaaaatagaagtgaagtacactatcttacgtaaattaactcaaccttgacgaaaaagcatgcaattttacaaaacaaagagaaacaaaaaaaaagattttttcaacaaaaagtgaacaaaaattttcatctcgatttatttctaactaaaaagtaaaacgaatcaaaagtctttacaaaagtcgcaagcgtagttgctgcatgggcatgcaatacttagcatagtgtatcatcaaccctatgtttacattggggtgtcaaatatatatatgaatgatTTGAATGATTTGATAACACTGACACTAATTAACTTTTCTTTGATCTCTTTACTGGAATGATGTTCCCCATTTCATAAATGGATTCATAAATGGATTCGAAAATTGCtttttaatcaagcaaaccatttgtcatgacaattgtcatgcgtaaatgttCTTTGtccaatttcgctggttcaggtcaatcacgagaAGAAAACTACGGATTGTACCGTCTACCTGAACTCAAGCTATATTCCACTTAAGGTGGGACCGAACCtagaacatgcaacagtaaagTTTTCCTACTGCGGTTTGAAAGCATAGTTCCATGAAAGATACGATGTATCTGAATAAATACAGTATAGTGTTATTAGATGTTTGGATATCCATCCGGAAGCTTTATTTTGCGATTTGTGATTGAAATACTGCAGCACGATCGCACGAAAcactttattttcaattttaggttatgatattgtgctcccgtggccgagtggttagcgtcataactaacatgccgggtgttcgggttcgattcccgttctggtcgggggaatttttcgtcaaagaaatttcctccgacttgcactgtgatcacgcgtattctagagcttgccactcagaatgcattgcaaggcgtgttatttggcatagaaatctcaactaagtactaataaaaatgacgcaagtaatactacgttgagacggcgaagttcctctaggaacgttagtgccattgaagaagaagaagaagaaggttatGATATTattctcatgattttctatgctggatACAAAAAGGCGACCATCTTTGCAACCCCTTGCATCCCCAAATCCATTGGTGTTCCGACTTGAATCGTCCGTGGATCGCAATGTACTTAAGTATAGATATTCATAATTTCCTCATTCGTATATAAATTGACTTTTCCACACCTACGAATCAATGAAAGGTTAATTGGTTGTTAGAAACCAACCCGATGTCGAAACACTCGGTCAAGTTCCGCGCGATTGCAATCGACACCGAGCAAACAGCTGCCATGATTTATTCACTCAACGGCTCTTCGTGTGGCGCCCTTTTTGTCCCGATACGCCTCCCCCAATCGACCACTAAATCGGTTTCGAATGTCCACAACTCCACTAACCGCGGCCGATGTTGTTTTTACCTCGCCGCCAGCTCGCTACAGTAAATCGTGCGAGTTTTGATTTATTCACCGCTGGCGTCATAAATCTCCCGACTCTAAGGTTCCACACCTCGAACAGATATTATTCGGAGACGTGCATCTATGATTGAATCGGCGTGTAATTCGAGGCAGTTTGTATTTCCATTACGATTGCCAATGACAAATTGACGTTAATTAAATTTAGCTTTAATTTTATTGGTTTTTACTGCCGGCGAATCGTTTAGAGTTGCTTTGAACGTTCCTTGCGATCCAAAGCGGCCGCCAGGTACTTTGAATGGGCGGAGTGTCGCAAATGGAGTGTTTGAATTTCTCCTGCCGATAGGCAAACGGTAAATCACAATTCACTTTGCTATAAAAATTGCACATTTCTATTTTCAGCTTTGGGATGTACCACGACACAGTGAAGACCGGATGCGATCACCGGATTGGACCGATTCTACACATAATGACACCGAGCTTCGAAGCGGACACCATGCAGGTCTCGTGGTCAAACTGTAGTCGCAGagatattacacattttctcgaGTAATATGTTTCCACTATAGGATAGTCTTCAAAGTGTCTAATATATCTACTATCTTTTTCTATTCAAACACACGTGCAGTTTAGGACTTGGCAAGTGTCTCGAAGATCAGCCGAGTCAACAGGAGTACAACTACCCCGAGCTACCTCCGGGAGCGATGTATAACGCTGACCTCCAGTGTCGACTGCAGTTCAACTCCACTGACGAGGAAATGACGGTCTGCTCCCGGCTGGACGAGATTTGCAATCAGCTCTGGTGCTTGGTGGACGATGTCTGTCTGACAATGATGCGTCCAGCTGCACCCGGGACGAACTGCGGTAAACGAAAGTGGTGCCAGAACCAGCAGTGCGTCGATGTTGAGGAACTTCCGGCGCCAGTTGACGGGGGATGGGGTGAATGGAGCAGCTGGAGTGACTGCTCCCGAGAATGCGGTGCGGGAATCGCTAAACAAAACCGACAGTGTGATCATCCCTCACCCGCTCATGGTGGGTCGTTTTGCATCGGTGAGAGGGCGCGATATAAAACATGCAATACGCACCCTTGCCCAAAGGATGTTCCCTCGTTTAGGGCGCAACAGTGCTCCGAGCATGACAACGACACGGTTAAGGGAGAAAACTACACTTGGCTGCCGTATTTCGATAAAAGTGAGTAGAatgaaacttttttatttttttaatatttacatATTTTACCTACTATTTATGGCGCTTTCCAATAACGTTGATGATGATTATTGTAGACAGAGAACGTCATAAAGTGTTTTCAAGCTTTTTCAATATTAGTTTCTATTTAtttcatatatttatttttccaaTATATGTTATAGATATATAATAAATAGGACCGACAACTAGTCAACAAAACAAAGTACATTATGCGAGAGCGCATAATCACCATCTGCGATGATTCTTGCCCTTATCGGTTACATGTCTGTATACGGGCACTGGCACCGGATATGGCTTCGGGACAGGGACCTCAATTTTCTTGAGCACCTCCACCGGGAATGGTTTTTCGACCTCCACCGGATAGGACTTTTCGACCGTGTATGGCACAGGTCGCTCGATGATTTTCGGCACAATCCTGTAGACTGGCACTTTGATCTTTTGCTCCACATTTACCTGCACCGGATACGGCTGCGGAATGTTAACTTTCACGTACTGTGGCACCGCCACCGGGATTGGGTGCGGCACTGGTACTCCGATTTTCTGGTAAATTGGTACTGCATATCTATTTTCCTTCTCCGAGTGCGTCATGGATATGACTGAGTTGTGATTTAATTCATCGCTTCCCGAGCTCGATGGGATGTCCTCCTCCGAACTCGAGTCGTCTCCATAATGGGCGTAATGGCGATTTGAGTAGCTGTATCCGATCGTTGCTGGCAGCGATGAAATGGCACAAACGACCAATATGATAGGGAGTATCTACGTGAAAACAAGATAGAAACAAGCTAAAGTAAATACCTGAAATAAGTGAGACAACTTGGACAAGAGTTTTGTAGTTCATGCGGTAaatagcaacaaaaaaaaactcgtacaATATTTCCGATTTTGCCGACACCAGCAGGGACTGCATCGACATTACATAAACAGTTCGGTTCAACAAACCATTTAACCACAATCCTTTATGCTGTCTGCATTTCTGCAACCAATAATGCGAACGGTGCGAAACATTGCATAATTCAGTGATAGATTTGCAGCTATAGCTCTATGCTGTAACGCTTCGATGCCCTCCTTGCGAATCTCCGGTTGTCCGACTAGCAGTTGTTGTGTTCGCGGAAGAGATACAGTGAGTTGTTCCTTTCGTTGTAATTGGGTCGAAGATATTGGTTTAATGGTTCCTATCGGTAACATTGTTATTATTTCCCCAATGAGAAATCGTTCTGTCGAGaactttgaaattattttgGATCCAGACTCAATTTTCGCTTCGAAAGGCTCAGAGCTTCTTTAAGCCTCTACcacccaagttttttatttatctaaaaaacctactccacttttatctcgaacttccaactttcaacataaaatactcctagcagaaagttGCCAgtataaaaacaatgtgtatgtgtgatagatgaaaatattctaaagacgttctagtgggggtgaacattgaaaataatgtctaaataatttgaaaagagaatccgcgaagcccatcGGGCTTGGGCTATAGAGGGTTAATTTACTGAAGTTTAATTTCAATTGTACAATAACGTTAACCTATAAGGAATTGCTGTGAGTTGCACATTAATAATAGGGAATTTCGTCGGTTAAATTTATTAGAAGACATTGATTATGAATTTCGttaaaaagaaatattttttgcgCCACAATCCATCATATTGAATCGTAATACAGGTATACCTTGATTTTACATACATTCTCGTTTCAGAAATGTGCACAAAATCGAAGCATGatctttttttaacagaaattaaTTTTAGTAACTCAAAATAGGTGAATCTACATATTCTGGACCATGTATAGCCGGAAAAACTTCCAGACAGaaagaaatatttcataaatatttattgctcgttgtaaaggtgacactaaacactaaaaaaatcttttgctgtctTTTGTTTGGGtaacagggtgttaacaatggaagtcaacaaagagaaaattataaaaaaagagaaaattcgttacattttacccttttttataaaggcgaaaatacAAGCCAGACCGTTCTAATCCATAggttgtgaatggtgtttatggtgtcgatactgtaacagaaaaatacgtgaaattttgatttcgtCGATTCCGTTCAAAAATTTCTGATGTTGCAGATGCAGATTGTGAAAATCAATTACTGGAGTTTTTCGTCATTAAACACCAAGACATCTATGATAGAGGCATTATGAAGTTATCTTtaaaatggtaaaaaaaattacagcaaAATGGTGTACATTTAAACCAAATCGGACAACCCGAAGCACCTTAAATAAAGtttcgaatttcacgcaaaaaagTAGATTCGCACATCTCCTCGCTCAATTGGATAACAAATCGAATGTCACTGACTGACAACATTCTATTACTTGGTGATTTCAATTTGTCCGGTATTAGGTGGACTCAGAGTACAAGTAAACACTTGTATCTATATTCTTCACGCTCATCTATGAACTGTTTAACCGAACGTTTACTAGACAGTTTTAGTGTTGCCGGTTTATGTCAAATGAACGGAATCCTCAACGATAATAATCGTATGCTCGACCTATGTTTCACCTATTCAGAAATGATTCACAACACAACGGTGATCAAAGCTCCTTCCGCTTTAGTTAAAATATGTCGTCATCATCCTCCGCTTCTTGTTTCGTTGATCGAAACGTCACCACTCGTCTTTATTGAAACCATCGAATCTACTTACTACAATTATCGTAAagcgaatttttcatcaatgaatCGTTTCTTCACAAGTATCAACTGGGACGACATTCTGATTGACAGCGATATAGAGGTAGCCACGCAGTCTTTATCTAATGTTATCCTCTATGCGATTGATCGATTTGTCCCCAAGAAAACAGCCTACAACTCCCGTTATCCGCCATGGTCTAATCATCTTTTGAAACGTTTGAAGAGGGTAAAACGTTCTACTTTGAGGAAATTTTCCAATCTCCGTTGTGCTTTTTGGAAAGCCCGTTACTCAGAAATCAACAAAGACtataaaaaattgaacagaGCGCCATTTGGAGCTCAtctggaccgtgttcagagtaaTCTGAAAAAGAACCCACAAGAATTTTGGAGATTTGTTGATGTACAGAGGAAGGAGTCAGGACTACCAACCATAATGACACGCAACAATGTGGATGCTTCAAACAAAATAAGCATATGTGAGCTATTCCGAGAACAATTCAGTAGCGTTTTCGTTAGCGAaagacttcacaatgagcaaaTTTATGAAGCCGCCAGTAGTGTACCTTGCCTACCTGCTATCTGTATTAATCCTGCTATAAGTTCCAGCAAAGTACAACTTGCGTGTTTGGATCTTAAGAGATCTTCGAATCCTGGGCCAGATGGCATCCCTTCTATCGtattgaaaaagtgttcaaGCATACTCTCTTCACCGCTAAGTCTATTGTTCAGTCGCTCACTACGCTGTGGGGTTTTCCCGAAGGCATCGTTTACCccgtttttaaaaaaggcagCAAATAGGACGTCAAAAATTATAGAGGTATCGCTTGCCTTTGTTCTATCTCCAAACTATTTGAGATAATAGTTTTGGATTTCATCTCACACGCCTGCAGTAGTTACATCTCCGACCAACAACACGGTTTCGTGCCCAGAAGGTCTACTTCTACAAATCTGGTGCTGTACACATCGTTCATCGCCCGCTCTCTGCAGTCTCGTAACCAGATCGATGctgtttatacagatttttcggcCGCGTTCGACAAAATCAATCACGATATCGTTGTCGCCAAACTCCAGCGTCTAGGTTTCCATAGTTTTCTTTTGAACTGGTTACACTCATATCTGACTGATCGtgtgatgtcagtgaaaatcgGCGATACCGTTTCATCTCCTTTTCGGGTGACATCGggcgtacctcaaggaagtcatCTCGGTCCTTATATATTCCTGCTTTACCTCAATAATATTAATCTTTGTCTAAAGTGTCCCAAACTTGCATATGCGGACGATTTTAAATTGTTCTACACTGTGAATAGTGTCGATGATGCGATATTCCTACAGCAacaactcgatattttctctgATTGGTGCGAAACCAATAGAATGGTTTTAAATCCAGCAAAGTGTTCAGTCATATCGTTCACGCGGAAACGATCGCCTGTAACATGTTCGTATAAAATACGCAATATCTCTTTGAAACGTGTTGTAACTATCAAGGATCTTGGTATCGTCTTAGACTCAAAGCTAACGTTCAACGACTATATCTCATACATCACCACCAAGGCATCTAGGATGTTAGGTTTCATTTTTCGCATCACAAAGCAATTCAAAGACCCACATTGTATCAAAGctctttattgtgctttagtgcgCTCTCATCTTGAATATGCGTGCATAGTATGGTCTCCCtactaccaaaatagtgtcCAGCGAATTGAGGTGATCCAGCGGAAATTCGTCCGTTTCGCCCTACGCAACTTGCCCTGGAGCGATCCTTCGAACTTACCTAGCTATGAGGATCGTTGTAaattgatcggactcgatttgttGAGCGTACGTAGAGATGTAGCGAAGGCAACTTTTATATCCGATCTAATTTCCTCGAAAATCGATTGTGCTGATCTTCTTCAGTCGATCGATTTTAATATACGCCCTCGTAACCTGCGTTCACATACATTTCTCTGCCTTCCACACTCTCGCACAAACTACGGTTACAACGAACCCGTATCGAGTATGTCTCGTGTATTTAACCGCTGTTACTTATCTTATGACTTTCACTTATCTCGCGCCAGTTTAAGAAAGGCATTCTTGACCGCTCTTTCCAGTTAGGCATAGTTTTAAGTAGATTAAGTATTTTATGTTATTAATTTAGCCAacgccaacggggtcaccttcgtgtcaaaggaaatgaacccgcccaacgcgccggagcttcgcccaatagagaaatattgggcgattatgaagcagtccctccggaagaacccaaaagttatcaaatcggaggcggacttcaagagaaaatggatttctgttaaaaaaaactacaacctgacgttgtacagaaccttatggacggggtaaagaggaaggtgcgagcatacgggcttgggctcgaagtatgaataaaaaaaaatgccaaaggttgtttaatagtttttattttactgtctaaaattttcaaaaggatcggtctactgggcgaatttctacagcgttttctccgtgatgcaatttgatgtgacacaccctttatagtgAAGAATCGCTAATAAAAActttctcaaaataaatttcgatCTGTTTTTATCATCAAGATATTCGACATCATCTCATACAATGAAAATTGAGAATTAAGGGACCAGACATGTTACTCAGCATATCTGATCATAACTTCAACAGAATTCAACGCCGTTGCATCAGAAACCGGTTGCAAGCCATCCTCAAGGTCAACAGGATCTGTTATATATATGGTGTTATCTTCCGGTAGACTGGAATCCATCATATAGGATGTTTCGTCATCTGCTGTGGGATCGCGtactttttcataaatttctgaATCCTTCAAAAGTTCAAACTCTGCATTCTCTTCGTCGATTACGTAAAGTGCAAAATATTTACGCTTTTCAATAACAGCCAGTGGTAGTACATCCTCATTTTCAACTTCCTCCGGATTGTAAAGTAAATCCCAAGACTTCCTTATCGACGATTGAGGAACTTTATCACAATATTCCGCAATCCAAAATATCGTATCCTTTACGTTAATCTTTTTCACATTGTCATTAACCTCACCTGATCTACCAAGGACCTCTCGCATCATGATCTGCAAGTAGCGTGATTTAATCATCTGGATTACGTTCTGATCCATAGGTTGAATAACCGTTGGGGTGTTTCAGGGTAGAAATATAGAAATATGCTTATAGCACCGTCACTTGTTTTCAGCTCCTCTGTATTGAAATGTGCAGAACAGATATTCCACACCAGGACAGTTCGGAGTGGAAAACCCGGTTCCGCCAATTAAATTTCGGACCTGCGGCACAGATTTTAAAAAGATTACGAGTCATCCAAGCGTTCTTGGATGCTGTGTAGTAAACAGCTCCTTCCTATTCTCAATGGTCGAGGATTGAAGATTTCCGATGACCGTCAGAGGAAACATCCATGTCAGAACGTCAAACCAATGCGGGTACACGGTTAGAACAAATACCGAAGTGGAGGAACGGGCTTATTTTGAGAAATGCAAAATTGagatccgttcgggtaattctgactcgatcggcGTTTACAGTACGGGTGCTTAATAACTTCTTAGAAATCGATAGACTTTTTTAGTTCGTTTTCATATGACAAGATCGACAAATTGTTCAGCCAGAATTGAATTTATCCAAACATTCGTATATCGCCTCCTGTGCTTTCTCTTGTAACGATCGAAAAGCTACttcttgaatctgaatccatctCTTCAAGTACTTTACACCAGTTCAAATACTTCACACCAGGAATGTGGATGAGTCCTCGGGCAGTAccagtacacccaaactagcattgacagaaaacatttccattttcggcagaaaaatgctttttcgtgtgctaaagggtaaaatgaacaaataaaagcacatttttcaaaagcataaaatgtttgtatgaatGGGAGCagacctctctttctctcagactgaacgccAGCTTGGGATTGTATCCAAGAAAAAAATGTCCAAACGATCCCAGGGATCGCAGGGATCGAACCCAGGCCGGTTGGAAAGCAACGCTGTACTAcatgaccacgctatccacatagccactggtgctgttgtgcaaatacgtgataatattataccacattataaaatgaagttggatctTAAAAGTATGCATGGATACTTTCTAAGAGTAAAACGGAAAGCATAACCGTGAATCTGTATCCTTTTCGGTCGggagccgtgtatgtggcaaagtatgcgggtAGGCTTAATTGGTTCTTacttgcaatgtgtctcttattTCGTTCTTTCATCTTGCTCTTGTATTGCAatggcatatatattatacaaatgccaTACTGGTATGGAAGGATaacacattttttgttatttttaagctcatttaatgttataaatcgggatgc from Toxorhynchites rutilus septentrionalis strain SRP chromosome 3, ASM2978413v1, whole genome shotgun sequence encodes:
- the LOC129780417 gene encoding uncharacterized protein LOC129780417 — protein: MNNYILPIILVVCAISSLPATIGYSYSNRHYAHYGDDSSSEEDIPSSSGSDELNHNSVISMTHSEKENRYAVPIYQKIGVPVPHPIPVAVPQYVKVNIPQPYPVQVNVEQKIKVPVYRIVPKIIERPVPYTVEKSYPVEVEKPFPVEVLKKIEVPVPKPYPVPVPVYRHVTDKGKNHRRW